In Sphingobacteriaceae bacterium, one genomic interval encodes:
- a CDS encoding YbaB/EbfC family nucleoid-associated protein has product MLGKMGDMYAKLKEAKKLADEIKNKLEQTLVEGEAASGDIKVQVNGNRKVLSVTIASAVQHGDKIFLEENIVKALNEALIKAEKLNEEEMKKAAGGILPGFS; this is encoded by the coding sequence ATGCTTGGAAAAATGGGCGACATGTATGCTAAGTTGAAAGAAGCAAAAAAACTGGCAGATGAAATTAAAAATAAATTAGAACAAACTCTTGTGGAAGGTGAGGCTGCAAGTGGGGATATTAAAGTGCAGGTGAACGGAAATCGAAAAGTATTATCCGTAACAATTGCTTCTGCAGTTCAACATGGAGATAAAATATTTTTAGAAGAAAATATAGTAAAGGCCCTTAACGAAGCTTTAATAAAAGCAGAAAAATTAAATGAAGAAGAAATGAAAAAAGCAGCCGGCGGAATATTACCTGGCTTCTCTTAA
- a CDS encoding enoyl-CoA hydratase/isomerase family protein, whose translation MSFIQSNVNGHVLFIRLNRPDKFNSFNRAMSLQLIGELEKAKKDPNVRCVLISGEGKAFCAGQDLAEALDPNGPGIQKIVEEHYNPIILRIRNIEKPVIALVNGVAAGAGANIALACDIVLASKSASFIQAFSKIGLIPDSGGTFTLPRLIGMQLASALMITGDKLSAEAAKGFGMVYQIFEDAEAQDAALRFAENIAAMPTKAIGFTKRLLNQSYSNNLEQQLNAEGEIQVQAANTYDYNEGVKAFLEKRKPLFKGE comes from the coding sequence ATGTCATTTATACAATCTAATGTAAACGGTCATGTTTTGTTTATTCGTTTAAACAGGCCCGATAAATTCAATAGCTTTAACCGGGCCATGTCATTACAATTAATAGGAGAATTAGAAAAAGCGAAAAAAGATCCTAACGTACGCTGTGTTTTGATAAGTGGAGAAGGAAAAGCTTTTTGTGCCGGACAAGATTTGGCAGAGGCCTTAGACCCTAATGGCCCCGGGATTCAAAAAATTGTAGAAGAGCATTACAATCCCATTATATTAAGAATAAGAAATATTGAAAAGCCGGTGATTGCATTAGTGAATGGTGTAGCTGCCGGGGCGGGTGCCAATATTGCCCTGGCCTGCGATATTGTTTTGGCAAGTAAAAGCGCGTCATTTATACAAGCATTCAGTAAAATTGGGTTAATTCCTGACAGTGGAGGAACATTTACCTTACCGCGATTAATAGGCATGCAATTAGCCTCGGCATTAATGATAACCGGAGATAAGTTGAGTGCAGAAGCTGCTAAAGGATTTGGAATGGTGTATCAGATTTTTGAAGATGCAGAAGCCCAAGATGCCGCTTTGCGTTTTGCGGAGAATATCGCTGCTATGCCTACCAAAGCCATTGGTTTTACTAAACGATTATTAAATCAATCGTATAGTAATAATTTAGAACAACAACTAAATGCAGAAGGAGAAATTCAGGTGCAAGCTGCCAATACTTATGATTATAATGAGGGCGTAAAAGCTTTTTTGGAAAAAAGAAAACCTTTGTTTAAAGGAGAATAA
- a CDS encoding Zn-dependent exopeptidase M28, whose amino-acid sequence MRTIFFVLIFSSSTFSFSQDTIYARKVIKELTSKKYSGRGYLKNGVEKAAIYLQSELKKYNAIPLFTNDYFQTYSFNVNTYPDDLLLKLNGKELKPGKDFIIAPESNSLDGIFPLTKIDSVTWRNESHDYPLFIERKKKLTFSVSTHTAPYCKFEVLETSIPKGNLVAEVEVENKFSIDYKCKNVCGYLKGTQNNDTMIVFTAHFDHLGGMGKKVFFPGANDNASGVSFVLNLLKYYVKNPPKYKTLFLFFSGEEAGLLGSQFFTESKAVDLSKIKFLINLDLLGTGEDGIMLVNGAIHEKEFTAIQKINAEKNLVKEIKKRGKARNSDHYWFSEAGVPGFFLYTLGGVSFYHDIYDQAKTLSLADYNDVFKLVTTFINQL is encoded by the coding sequence ATGCGTACTATTTTCTTTGTTCTAATTTTCTCAAGCAGCACTTTTTCTTTTTCACAAGATACGATATACGCCAGAAAAGTTATTAAAGAACTTACATCCAAAAAATATTCAGGTCGGGGTTATTTAAAAAATGGTGTAGAAAAGGCTGCCATATATTTGCAATCTGAACTTAAAAAATATAACGCTATTCCATTATTTACTAATGATTATTTTCAAACTTATTCGTTTAATGTAAACACTTATCCGGATGATTTATTATTAAAGTTAAACGGGAAGGAATTAAAACCCGGAAAAGATTTTATTATTGCCCCGGAAAGTAATTCTTTAGATGGAATTTTTCCGCTGACAAAAATTGATAGTGTTACTTGGAGAAATGAAAGTCATGATTACCCCTTGTTTATTGAGCGCAAGAAAAAACTTACTTTTTCTGTTTCTACACACACGGCTCCTTATTGCAAATTTGAAGTATTAGAAACGAGTATACCCAAAGGTAATTTAGTAGCAGAAGTTGAGGTAGAGAACAAATTCAGCATTGATTACAAGTGTAAAAATGTATGCGGTTATTTAAAAGGTACGCAAAATAATGATACTATGATTGTATTCACGGCCCATTTCGATCATTTAGGTGGTATGGGTAAAAAAGTATTTTTTCCGGGCGCCAACGATAATGCAAGTGGAGTAAGTTTTGTTTTAAATCTGCTAAAATACTACGTAAAGAATCCTCCTAAATACAAAACTTTGTTTTTGTTTTTTTCGGGTGAGGAGGCCGGCTTATTAGGCTCACAATTTTTTACAGAGAGCAAAGCGGTTGATTTATCCAAAATCAAATTTTTAATAAATTTGGATTTACTCGGTACGGGTGAGGATGGTATTATGTTGGTGAACGGAGCGATTCATGAAAAGGAATTTACCGCAATTCAAAAAATTAATGCCGAAAAAAATTTAGTAAAGGAAATTAAAAAAAGAGGGAAGGCAAGGAACAGTGACCATTATTGGTTTAGTGAAGCAGGAGTGCCGGGTTTTTTTCTGTATACCTTAGGCGGTGTGAGTTTTTATCATGACATTTATGATCAGGCCAAAACTTTATCCTTGGCCGATTATAACGATGTTTTTAAATTAGTCACTACATTTATTAATCAACTATAA